The Kribbella shirazensis genomic interval CCGTGGCGGCGGCGGTTCGAACCAGCACATGTGGGGTCAGTCGACCGCGACCAAGGTGCTGTTCGACTCGCTGATCGCGGAGAAGTCCGACGGCACGGTGATCGTCGGGCGCGGCGTGCCCAACGAGTGGGTCCGCACACAGGAGAAGATCGGGCTGGACGACTACCCGATCACCAACGGTGGGCGGCTCGGGTACCGGCTGACCACGGCCGGCAAGAGCGTGACGATCCAGTTCACCGGCGACACCAGCCGCGCCACGGGCTACAGCGTCGAGCTTCCGGCCCTGCGGAACAACATCGCCGGCGTCTCGGTCGATTCCGCCACCGTCAACGAGTCCGCCGGCACCATCCAGTTGCCCCGCGGCACGACGCGCGTCACCATCACTCTCCGCCACACAGTGTGATCAGCGCCGTGTGACCAGCGCGGTATTCATAGCGCCGTGGCCGGGGCCCCTCCGTGGGGTCCCGGCCACGGACGACTCAGTGGGACTCAGCACGACTCACTGTTCGGCGTGCTTCTGGACTTCCTTCTCGAGCTTGTCCTTGGGGAGCTTGGACGCACCGGGGATGTCCGCGTTGCTGGCCTGCTGGGCGAGCTGCTCCCGGGTGAGGTCGCCAGGCTGCTCGCCGAGGTGCTGCTTGCGGCTGGCCGCGAACGCATCGCCGAGTTCGGACCGGCGCTCGTCCGACAGGTTGGAGCGCATACCGGGCAGAACCTTGGTCTCTTCCTCCTCGACATGGTGGGAGACGGCGTCGACCAGGTTCTGCAGGACCCTGTCGAAGTCTCCCGACGTCGGATCCGTGGCGGCGAGTTTCGCGAGCAGTTGGTCGGCCTCGATGTGCTCCTGCTGGCTGTGCGAGACCTCTTCCTTCTCGCCGGCCTCGGAGGCGGCCACCGGGTACACCTCGGCCTCTTCGGCCCGGCTGTGCGCGGTCAGCAGGGTGGTCAGCACCGGCAGGAGGGTCGGCCGCTTCTCCGGCTCGTCCTTCAGCGCGTCGAACAGCCGCTCCACTTCGCGGTGGTCCTGCATGATCAGGTCGACGACATCCGTACTCATCGTTGCTCCCCTTCGGAGGACTCGGTCGGCTGGTCGTGCTCGACCGCCGTTTTGATGGTGGCCAACGTCCGGTCGAGTTCCTCGTCGACGTTGGTGGTCTCGGTGGTGTGGAGCCGGACGGTGAGCTTCGACGTACCGTCGGCGACGAAGTCCACGATCAGTTCGCCGCCGTACCGGTGCGGACCGTCCATGCCCCAGCGCAGGACGCGGTCCTCGTCGAGGACGTCGATCCAGCCGTCGCGGTGGCCGCCGCCGACGGTGACGTCGACGTCCTCGTGCACGGCCTGGTGCGGCCGGCGCGCCTCGGGGCCCTGTGCGGTGACCGGGGTCTCCGCGGTGCGGTGCAGCGAGGTCAGCCAGGGGATGTACTCGGGCAGGTGGTCGAGGTCGGACAGCCGGTCGAACAGGATGTTCGGCGCGACGTCGACCGTGGTCCAGGCTTCGTGGTTACCCATGGGAACGCTCCTTCCGGAGACGCAGTTCGGGCAGCACCTCGGTCCGGTAGAGGTTCATCATGTCGACGCTGTGCGGGCCGATGTTCGCGACGTACACCTCGTCGAACCCCGCCTCGATGTACGGCGTGAACGCGTCGACGTGGACGTCGGCCTTCGGCCCGCAGGCGACCGACTGCGCCGTGGACTCCTTGGTGACCAGCTGGCTCGCCTGCTCGAAGTGCCGTGGTGAGGGGAGCACCTGGGCGAGCTCGCCGGGAAGGCCGGAGTTGCCCCAGATCCGGTGCGCCTGCTCGATGCCTTCTTCCTCGGTCGGCGCGTAGCTGACCTTGAAGCCGGCCTGTGCCGGTTTGTCGCCGCCGCCGTTCTCCCGGAACCGGCGCAGCAGCTCCTGGTCGGGCGACGTCGTCACGTACCCGTCCGCGATCCGCGCCGCGAGATCTGTTGCCTCCGGCCCGAATCCGGACATGTAGATCGGCAGCGGCTCCTTCGGGCGGGTGTAGATCCTCGCCGTGTCGACCGTGTAGTGCTTGCCGTGGTGGTTGACGAACCCGTCCTCGGTCCACAGCCGGCGCATGATCTCGACCGCTTCCTCGAGCATCTCCAGCCGTACGTCGGCGGTCGGCCAGACCGTCCCGAGGATGTGCTCGTTCAACGCCTCGCCGGAGCCCACGCCGAGCCGGAACCGGCCGTTGAGCAGCACGGCGCTGGTGGCGGCCGCCTGGGCGATCACGACCGGGTGGGTGCGGACGGTCGGGCACGTGACGGCGGTCGTCACCGGCAGTTCGCACACCTGGGAGATCGCACCGATCGCCGACCAGACGAAGGCGCTCTGCCCCTGCTCGTCGTTCCACGGGTGGAAGTGGTCACTGATCCACAGGGCGTCGAAGCCGGCCTCCTCGGCCATCCGGGCCTGTTCGATCAGCTCAGCAGGCGTGTACTCCTCGCTGGACAGGAAGTATCCGATCTTCACGTGCTGCCTCCGATCAGTCGCTCACTTCTGGGGTGCCCTTTGTTGCTGTCTGCATTCACCTGGTGTGGCCTGCGCTACCGCCGTGCGCGGGCGGCGCGGACCGTGGCCGCGGCGGCGCCGGCGGCCAGCGCACCGATCAGGCCGCGATGCCGGGCTGCCCACATCTGGTAGCTGCGCCCGGTCGAGCGGTCGTCGAACGCTCCGTGCGCGCCGTAGTCGCGGCTGCGGTCGTCGGCGGGTCTCCACAGGTTCGCGGTCTGCTCGTTGGGCAGGTCGGCCTGCTGTGCCTTGTAGCCGGTCCGCGCGAGGTAGCGGTCGAGAAGCCCCGGGACGAACTTGTTCGCGATCAACGTGGCGACCGTCGGCGCACCGATCCAGTACTCGCGGCGCCGTGGATGATCGGCGGCGTAGACGACCGCGTCCGCGGCCACCTCGGGCTGGAAGATCGGCGGTACCGGCTGCGGGTGCTTGGGCAGCCGGGACAGCACCCAGGAGAACTGCGGCGTGTTGACCGCGGGCAGCTGCAC includes:
- a CDS encoding hemerythrin domain-containing protein, producing MSTDVVDLIMQDHREVERLFDALKDEPEKRPTLLPVLTTLLTAHSRAEEAEVYPVAASEAGEKEEVSHSQQEHIEADQLLAKLAATDPTSGDFDRVLQNLVDAVSHHVEEEETKVLPGMRSNLSDERRSELGDAFAASRKQHLGEQPGDLTREQLAQQASNADIPGASKLPKDKLEKEVQKHAEQ
- a CDS encoding SRPBCC family protein, which encodes MGNHEAWTTVDVAPNILFDRLSDLDHLPEYIPWLTSLHRTAETPVTAQGPEARRPHQAVHEDVDVTVGGGHRDGWIDVLDEDRVLRWGMDGPHRYGGELIVDFVADGTSKLTVRLHTTETTNVDEELDRTLATIKTAVEHDQPTESSEGEQR
- a CDS encoding TIGR03557 family F420-dependent LLM class oxidoreductase, which produces MKIGYFLSSEEYTPAELIEQARMAEEAGFDALWISDHFHPWNDEQGQSAFVWSAIGAISQVCELPVTTAVTCPTVRTHPVVIAQAAATSAVLLNGRFRLGVGSGEALNEHILGTVWPTADVRLEMLEEAVEIMRRLWTEDGFVNHHGKHYTVDTARIYTRPKEPLPIYMSGFGPEATDLAARIADGYVTTSPDQELLRRFRENGGGDKPAQAGFKVSYAPTEEEGIEQAHRIWGNSGLPGELAQVLPSPRHFEQASQLVTKESTAQSVACGPKADVHVDAFTPYIEAGFDEVYVANIGPHSVDMMNLYRTEVLPELRLRKERSHG